Proteins encoded in a region of the Gemmatimonadota bacterium genome:
- a CDS encoding amidohydrolase family protein — protein sequence MRRWLALAFLVTLTTPVLAQQTPGQVVPRPAEGREPSLPVPSIREYKPRSTLVVPVHKVPRAKYPVIDIHGHPPALISNEVINLVGAGMDSLNLRVMVNANGTSGERLTQQLAAIKASRYKDRFVMFTTLNLRDVGSGSGAKIAAQLEADVKAGAVGVGEIMKGFGMSNKKADGSRLKLDDPELDIVWETAARLKIPIFIHTGDPAEFWSPLDFQNERWLEQAIYPERRYQDRSRFPAFEELMAERDRMLRKHPNTIWVLAHLGWHAQDLARLGRMFDSMPNLYAEVGAVLYDIGRQPRVAHDFFIKYQDRLIFGKDSYQPDEYPYYWRVFETNDDYFDYYRDYHAFWKLYGIGLPDAALKKLYYGNALKIIPGIARAGFPN from the coding sequence ATGCGTCGCTGGCTCGCCCTCGCATTCCTCGTTACGCTCACTACGCCTGTTCTCGCCCAGCAGACGCCGGGGCAGGTGGTTCCGCGTCCGGCCGAAGGGCGCGAGCCATCGCTGCCGGTGCCGAGCATCCGCGAATACAAGCCGCGTTCGACGCTGGTGGTGCCGGTGCACAAGGTGCCTCGCGCGAAATATCCGGTCATCGACATTCACGGACATCCGCCCGCACTCATCAGCAATGAGGTCATCAACCTGGTTGGCGCGGGAATGGACTCGCTGAACCTGCGGGTGATGGTCAACGCAAACGGCACCTCCGGCGAGCGCCTCACCCAGCAACTCGCCGCGATCAAGGCGAGCCGCTACAAGGACCGTTTCGTGATGTTCACGACCCTCAACTTGCGTGATGTCGGCTCAGGGTCGGGCGCGAAGATCGCCGCCCAGCTCGAAGCCGACGTGAAGGCGGGCGCGGTCGGGGTGGGCGAGATCATGAAAGGCTTCGGGATGAGCAACAAGAAGGCCGACGGCAGTCGCCTCAAGCTTGACGATCCCGAACTCGATATCGTCTGGGAGACTGCGGCACGCCTCAAGATCCCCATTTTCATTCACACCGGCGATCCGGCGGAATTCTGGTCGCCTCTCGACTTCCAGAACGAGCGCTGGCTCGAGCAGGCGATCTATCCGGAGCGGCGCTACCAGGACCGTTCACGTTTCCCGGCGTTCGAGGAGCTGATGGCCGAGCGCGACCGGATGCTGAGGAAGCACCCCAACACCATCTGGGTGCTGGCGCACCTCGGCTGGCACGCGCAGGATCTCGCGCGGCTCGGCCGGATGTTCGACAGCATGCCGAATCTGTATGCGGAAGTCGGAGCAGTGCTCTACGACATCGGACGGCAGCCGCGGGTGGCCCACGACTTCTTCATCAAGTACCAGGACCGGCTGATCTTCGGCAAGGACAGTTATCAGCCGGATGAATACCCGTACTACTGGCGCGTGTTCGAGACCAACGACGACTACTTCGACTACTACCGCGACTACCACGCCTTCTGGAAGCTCTACGGCATCGGGCTTCCAGATGCGGCACTGAAGAAGCTGTACTACGGCAACGCGCTCAAGATCATTCCGGGGATCGCGCGCGCCGGTTTTCCGAACTAG